One window of Myripristis murdjan chromosome 8, fMyrMur1.1, whole genome shotgun sequence genomic DNA carries:
- the utp18 gene encoding U3 small nucleolar RNA-associated protein 18 homolog yields MEEVIKLPESKERRAAKQKRAAPVRPDLEQEEAKRQRNVETLAVLGEADGSVRLLEELVFGAEDELLDRLVEDKDQQRATLLDDKDDSSESEAENEARLEVPPTRKAAWVDEDDELEEEVDMTHRFRRDLVKGAAEATMSKQKLQQRMKDQFQKAMGGTPSWAEIKVKKKGKKKAEEDDDDEEEDEDDDLLRKTGNFVASSDSLPAGILQMKRCLHANSARPSDDKLTTVQFHPSAQVVMTAGLDQSISLFQVDGKTNPKIQSIHLERFPVHKAQFSRDGEKVVATSLKNKMFYLYDMMEGRVQPVHTVRGLNEARVKEFSVCPEGDSLLLTGTSGYLHVLTLKTKEVVRSMKINGNISGVAFSHDGSKVFTNSEEGEVYVWDMRSSRCLNRFTDDGCVRGTSIAASRNGQYLACGSQSGVVNIYSQEACLSSTNPRPLKAVMNLLTTATSLTFNPSSEILAMASRADDEAVRLLHLPSFTVFSNFPLSKKKIVHRTSCLDFSPNSGFFSMADNKGRAPLFRLLHYKDF; encoded by the exons ATGGAGGAAGTGATAAAGTTACCGGAGAGCAAGGAGAGGCGTGCGGCCAAGCAGAAGAGGGCTGCCCCGGTGAGGCCGGacctggagcaggaggaggcgaAGCGGCAGAGGAACGTGGAGACTCTGGCGGTGCTGGGGGAGGCGGACGGCTCGGTgaggctgctggaggagctggtgtTCGGAGCGGAGGACgagctgctggacagactgGTGGAG GACAAGGACCAGCAGAGAGCAACGCTACTGGACGACAAAGATGACTCCAGCGAATCAGAGGCTGAGAACGAGGCTCGCCTGGAGGTCCCGCCCACGAGGAAAGCCGCCTGGGTGGACGAGGATGACGAGCTGGAGGAAGA ggtcGACATGACTCATCGTTTCCGCAGAGATCTGGTCAAAGGAGCAGCAGAGGCGACGATGTCCAAACAGAAGCTGCAACAGAGGATGAAGGACCA GTTCCAGAAGGCGATGGGAGGAACTCCGTCATGGGCGGAGATCAAAGTCAAAAAGAAGGGCAAGAAGAAAG CTGAGGAGGACGACGACgacgaggaggaagatgaagatgacgACCTGCTGAGGAAGACGGGGAACTTTGTGGCTTCCTCTGACAGTCTGCCTGCTGGGATCCTGCAG atgaaGAGGTGTCTCCACGCCAACAGCGCCCGTCCGTCAGACGACAAACTGACCACCGTGCAGTTCCACCCGTCCGCTCAGGTCGTCATGACAGCCGGCCTCGACCAATCAATCTCCCTCTTCCAG gtggACGGGAAGACGAACCCGAAGATCCAGAGCATCCACCTGGAGCGTTTCCCGGTGCACAAAGCCCAGTTCAGCCGCGACGGGGAGAAGGTGGTGGCCACCAGCCTGAAGAACAAGATGTTCTACCTGTACGACATGATGGAGGGGCGGGTGCAGCCCGTCCACACCgtcagag GTCTGAACGAAGCCCGAGTGAAGGAGTTCTCCGTCTGTCCGGAGGGAGACTCTCTGCTGCTGACGGGGACCAGCGGGTACCTGCACGTCCTCACGCTCAAG accaaagaGGTGGTTCGCAGTATGAAGATCAACGGTAACATCAGTGGAGTCGCTTTTTCTCACGACGGCAGCAAAGTCTTCACCAACTCtg aggagggggaggtgtaTGTGTGGGACATGCGCAGCAGTCGGTGTCTTAACAGATTCACAGACGACGGCTGTGTGAGGGGAACGTCCATCGCTGCTTCCAGAAACGGACAGTACCTCGCCTGCGG CTCCCAGTCGGGCGTGGTCAACATCTACTCGCAGGAGGCGTGTCTCAGCTCGACCAATCCCAGGCCTCTGAAGGCGGTGATGAACCTGCTCACCACGGCGACCTCGCTGACCTTTAACCCCTCCTCAGAGATCCTGGCCATGGCCTCGCGGGCCGACGACGAGGCCGTGCGGCTG CTCCACCTGCCGAGCTTCACCGTCTTCTCCAACTTCCCGCTGTCCAAGAAGAAGATCGTCCACCGCACCAGCTGCCTCGACTTCTCCCCCAACAGCGGCTTCTTCTCAATGGCCGACAACAAGGGCCGCGCCCCCCTCTTCAG GCTGCTGCATTATAAGGAtttctga
- the btr30 gene encoding bloodthirsty-related gene family, member 30, producing MMAEAAGPAPELFSEQELTCSICLDLFSNPVSTPCGHNFCQACIGGYWASSPVCSCPLCKREFSERPQLSINRVFSLIADKYKLARYGAAGLPVASGFVAETLSPTANPFRANGNPFVPAAAAAADEEMVMCDVCTGIKQPATSSCLTCTASYCEAHVQPHRTTPFYAKHQLLDPREALRGRTCSVHRRLQEVYCRTCQRCICAICVLEEHRTHKTVSVQTERLSKQKLVAKTELDILNRIEGKSICLIKLKERLAGIKNYADREQGEVEHALDEVSHSLDRIRSELVGGIQDKRDAVMTKGEGTVSRLEAELSQLKEKRASLEAQATSQDHIGFLQSFEEATVPLAADTDQEEVDEALELSLHFQLGEVKSSLAEAKDKLDEIRMGEVRSRGSRGSISSSEGMLSESTLSLRRSNANLKKSQWSLRDLKKIKPGSGLKKIQPYIEDVTLNPVTAYPFLILSDDRKQVKRGEKLQFYRNSQHRFDVWSCVVAKEGYNSGRHYWEVCVGENKDWKLGVVRESAQRKGLFDMSPSNGYYALWWSGGHLRALTDPPLTKVKTPPKLRMVGIFLDVEEGHVSFYNVKTGSEIYSFTGPEFNERMLPLLGTGDKEVPLILLTTNFPGLHE from the exons ATGATGGCGGAGGCGGCAGGCCCAGCCCCGGAGCTCTTCTCGGAGCAGGAGTTGACctgctccatctgtctggacCTGTTCAGCAACCCCGTCTCCACTCCCTGCGGACACAACTTCTGCCAG gcATGCATTGGAGGCTACTGGGCCTCCAGCCCCGTGTGCAGCTGTCCGCTCTGCAAGAGGGAGTTCAGCGAGCGACCGCAGCTCAGCATCAACAGAGTCTTCTCCCTCATCGCTGACAAATACAAGCTGGCCCGTTACGGCGCTGCAGGGTTACCTGTGGCGTCGGGGTTTGTGGCGGAGACGTTATCCCCAACGGCAAACCCCTTCAGGGCCAACGGCAACCCGTTTGttccggcggcggcggcggctgcgGACGAGGAGATGGTGATGTGCGACGTGTGCACGGGCATCAAGCAGCCTGCCACCAGCTCCTGCCTCACGTGCACGGCCTCGTACTGTGAGGCGCACGTGCAGCCACACCGGACGACGCCCTTTTATGCCAAACACCAGCTGCTGGACCCCCGAGAAGCACTGAGGGGACGCACCTGCTCGGTACACCGCCGCCTGCAGGAG gtgtaCTGTCGGACATGCCAGCGCTGCATCTGTGCCATCTGCGTCCTGGAGGAACATCGCACACACAAGACTGTCTCTGTCCAGACCGAGAGGCTCAGCaaacag AAACTGGTGGCGAAGACGGAGCTGGACATCCTGAATCGGATCGAGGGCAAGAGCATTTGTCTGATCAAGCTGAAGGAGAGACTGGCGGGCATCAAG aacTATGCGGACAGGGAGCAAGGCGAGGTGGAACATGCCCTAGATGAAGTGTCTCACTCACTGGACAGGATCCGCTCTGAGCTGGTCGGTGGGATCCAGGACAAGCGGGACGCAGTGATGACGAAGGGGGAGGGGACAGTGAGTCGTCTGGAGGCGGAGCTAAGCCAGCTGAAGGAAAAGAGGGCTTCGCTGGAGGCCCAGGCCACCAGCCAGGACCACATTGGCTTCCTGCAG aGCTTCGAGGAGGCCACCGTTCCTCTGGCTGCAGACACCGACCAGGAGGAGGTGGACGAGGCCTTGGAGCTCTCACTCCACTTCCAGCTGGGCGAGGTGAAAAGCTCGCTGGCCGAGGCGAAGGACAAGCTGGACGAGATCAGGATGGGAGAGGTTCGCTCCCGAGGATCCCGCGGCTCCA TTTCATCGAGTGAAGGCATGCTGAGCGAGAGCACACTCAGTTTGAGGAGAAGCAACGCCAACCTGAAGAAGAGCCAGTGGTCTCTGAGAG ATCTCAAGAAGATCAAACCTGGCTCAG GCCTAAAGAAGATACAACCCTACATAG AGGACGTGACGCTGAACCCCGTGACGGCGTACCCCTTCCTCATCCTCTCGGATGACAGGAAGCAGGTGAAGAGAGGCGAGAAGCTCCAGTTCTACAGGAACAGCCAGCACCGCTTCGACGTCTGGTCCTGCGTCGTCGCCAAGGAGGGCTACAACTCGGGACGCCACTACTGGGAg gtgtgtgtgggcgagAACAAGGACTGGAAGCTGGGCGTCGTCCGCGAGTCGGCCCAGAGGAAAGGCCTCTTCGACATGAGTCCCTCCAACGGCTACTACGCCCTCTGGTGGAGCGGAGGCCACCTGCGTGCGCTCACTGACCCGCCCCTCACCAAG GTGAAGACGCCTCCGAAGCTGCGGATGGTCGGCATCTTCCTGGACGTGGAGGAGGGCCACGTCTCCTTCTACAACGTGAAGACGGGCTCGGAGATCTACAGCTTCACGGGGCCCGAGTTCAACGAGAGGATGCTCCCCCTGCTGGGCACCGGGGACAAGGAGGTCCCCCTCATCCTGCTCACCACAAACTTCCCCGGCCTGCACGAATAA